A genomic stretch from Primulina huaijiensis isolate GDHJ02 chromosome 14, ASM1229523v2, whole genome shotgun sequence includes:
- the LOC140957946 gene encoding uncharacterized protein, whose translation MSKTLNYVFWAFKPCVDGFRHCRKIISVDGTHLYTKYKHKMLIGVTLDANNQVLPLAFAIVEEETTDSWKWFLENLGRHVVRGQNGICLISDRHKGIVGATEVLPYFQHPYEKWSLAHDGGWRRGMMTTNMSECLNSVLKDSRRLPISAIVHLTLLRCIQYFIERVTRGGRMVQENQLWSDYACRKYEKWARKSSEHHVAKYDVRDQTASVATLGRPSLGQHMQVVKLSTSDCSCSKWMVFGIPCSHAICTAKWHSLYPTTLVQPWYNISEYLATYEGIFQPLADERY comes from the exons ATGAGTAAGACACTGAACTATGTTTTCTGGGCATTCAAGCCGTGTGTTGATGGGTTTCGGCATTGTCGGAAAATAATAAGTGTCGATGGTACACACTTGTACACTAAATACAAGCACAAAATGTTGATCGGTGTCACTctggatgcgaacaatcaaGTTCTACCGCTAGCATTTGCTATTGTGGAAGAAGAGACAACAGATTCTTGGAAATGGTTCTTGGAGAACCTAGGAAGACATGTTGTTCGTGGTCAAAATGGTATCTGTCTTATTTCTGATAGGCATAAGGGAATCGTGGGCGCAACTGAAGTTCTACCATATTTTCAACATCCTTACG AAAAATGGAGTTTGGCTCATGACGGTGGTTGGCGTCGTGGGATGATGACAACCAATATGTCGGAGTGTTTAAACAGTGTGTTGAAGGATTCTCGTAGACTTCCTATATCTGCCATAGTACACTTGACACTTCTGAGGTGCATACAATATTTCATTGAACGTGTGACAAGAGGTGGTCGTATGGTTCAAGAAAATCAACTGTGGTCAGATTATGCATGTAGGAAGTATGAGAAATGGGCGAGAAAATCTAGTGAACATCATGTTGCCAAATACGATGTACGTGACCAAACTGCTTCGGTTGCAACTTTAGGAAGACCAAGTCTTGGGCAACATATGCAGGTGGTCAAGTTATCAACGAGTGATTGTTCATGTAGTAAATGGATGGTTTTTGGCATCCCATGTTCCCATGCTATTTGCACTGCTAAGTGGCACTCCTTGTATCCCACGACACTTGTACAGCCCTGGTATAACATATCTGAGTACTTAGCAACGTACGAGGGCATATTTCAACCTCTTGCAGATGAGCGATACTAG